The window GTGTTATAATAATGTCAAAGAAATGTTGAAATTGTTCAACAAGTTGGGGTGAAATTTATGAAACAAATTATACCAGAAAGGTTGCAAAAAGCAAGGAAAAGTGTTGGGCTTACTCAGGAAAGGGTTGCGCAGCATTTTTAAAAAACCATTTCTTGATACACGCATCTCAGCACTTTATAGGAAAAGAAAAGGCATTTGTTTGATTGTTATAAACTCAGCACGAACTCTTGGCCATCAGATTTTTTCAGCTGCCCATGAATTGTATCATTACCAATACAATCCTGAAATCACAAGCAGAATTTGTATGGTTAATTCACCTAATTCAAAACAGGAAGAAATTATGGCAGATTTATTTGCTTCCCACTTTTTAATGCCAGATGAAGGTGTGATGGAAATAGCAGTAAAACGGAAAAATAAAAAAGGAGAGTTAGATGTTACAGATGTGCTTTTTATTCAGCAATATTTTGGTGTAAGTTATAAGGCAATTGTAATAAAATTACAGGAGTTGGGATATATAAAAGACCCTTCTTGCTATTTAAATATCCCAATAACTAAACTGGCAAAAGTCCTTGGTTATAACACTCAGCTTTATCAACCTACAAATGATATTTATTGTTCCAAAGCTTATGTAGAATTAGTTGTGGATGCTTTCAAATTAGAACAGATAAGCCAAAGGAAAGCAGAAGAATATTTAAACGCAGTAAATATTAACCTAAATGATATAATAGAGGGGCAACCTGTTGAAGAGGGGGACTGGATGTATGACTAATCCCCCTGCAGTAATAGATACAAATGTATTTTCAAACTTTGCCCTAACGGGTAACATTAACATACTTGAAATTCTGTATGGACAAAAACTTTATATGCCAACTATTGTTATACAAGAATGTGAAGATAAACCAGAACTTAGACCTTACATATCTGACGCTATTTCAAAAGGCTGGCTGAAAGAGTTTGTTATTTCATACACTTTAACTCCTATGGAGTTTGTAGAACATACCAGAATACGAAAAAGATTTCATCCAGGAGAAGGAGCAATTTTGGCAATTGCGAAAGTTAATAATTTTATTGTTATAAGCGATGATATGACAGGTGTAAAGAATTACTGTAAAGCCAATGGGTTAAAACTGAAGGGAAGTTTGGGGATACTATACGAAGCATATGATCAGAAATTGATAACTGCTGCCCAAGGCGACAAAATCATTCAAGATATGATAAAGTTTAATAGTTATAAAAGTCCTTTCAATCCATGGAAGAGGTTATAAACTGGTTTGTATACAGAATTGGAAGAGAATTGTTTTGACCTCTTGTTTTTTTTGATAGTCTATGCTATAATTTATAAAAAAATATTGTATCCAAAACAAAGGCGTTTTGGGGCGATAAGCTTCAAAGCGCCTTTAATTTTTTTGTAAAACTTTTTACAGGGGGGTTTTGCAAGATGCAGGTTGTATTGACTATCTTGGGTGCGCTTGTGTTATCAGTTGTCTTTTCGGTTCTAATTTTAAAAATCTTTGTTGACAAGACAATTTCAATTTTGCAGGGAAAGAACAACCTCAACGCAATTGAACAGCTCTTTTTGACACCTGTGAAAGACTGGGCAGCATCTTTTCAGAGCTTCTTAAGTGACATATTCAAAGAGATTGACCTTGCATACAACAAGATCTTGTCTGTTGCTTATGACATCGAAACAAGCGCAGAAAAGAACCAGCAGCAATCCAATCTTGTGCTAACAAATAGCAAGGACATTCAAAATTCTATATCAGGACTTCTGGTAGGTTTGAAACTTGTCCTTCAGCACATTGAAAGTGCATATGAAAATGTCTCAAGCCTTGAAGAATTTATGACTCATTTTAAAGAAAAAAACCAGAATATTCAAGAAGACATTCAAAAACTGCTTGCTGAGGTTTCAACCGATTTGGAAAGTATGGTTTCAGAAAATACAGCATACACCCAGAAAATGGCAGACCAAATAACCAAGCTCAAGACTGTTTTCAAAAAGGTAGAAGATTTTCTTGGCACAATTGTGAAAATTTCAGAGCAGATAAACATCCTTGCGCTGAACGCTTCTATTGAATCTGCAAAGCTTGAAAGTGTGCTTGGTGAGAATTTAAAAACCGGCTTTCATGTAATTGCTGACCAAATCCGAAAACTTTCAAATGACACAAAATCAACTGCAGACGAGATTGGAGACTTTATCATCGAGATTTCTGGCATAGTTGATGGAATTTCAAGCCTCAGCGAGAAAAGTAAGGACATAATATCAGCACAAGTTGAGTATGGCAAGACTACTTTCCAGAAACTAAATCAGGTTTCGCAGCTTGTTGACTACATAAACAAGAAAATTTCCCAGGCATCAGAAAAGCTTTCTGTCCAGTACTCTATTGTGAATGACCTTAAGCACTATGTATCAAGACTTGAGAATGACTATATCGCTGTTGATGCCAGCACCAGCAGAATTTTGAGTTCTGTAGAGGTAAGCCAAAAAACTGCAGCAAGGCTTATGCGGCTTATGAACAGGCTTGTTGACATGTGTAGGGAGTTTGAGTCTGTCAGAAACGACATCTCAGCAAAGATCACAAAGAGAGTAGAGATAGAGGTAAACCAGCAGCGTGTTGCAGAGGCTATCGAGACCATTGAAAATGAGGTGATTCCACAACTTGTTTTAAGCTGGCAGAAGGAGCTCAATCATAAAGAGGTTATAGACCAAAGTCTTCAAAAGTTTTCTAATATATTTGAGGCTCTGTGGACAAACAATCCTGATGGAACCTTTATATATTCAAATCCGCCGGAGGGCATAGAAAACGCAAAAGTCAGGGAGTGGTTTACAAAAGCAGTGGCAGGTCACACATATGTATCTTCAGCTTACATTTCAGCTATAACAAGAAATTACTGCATTACTATATCAATGCCTGTATATGACAATATTGGTAACTTATTGGGCGTAATAGGTGCTGATATAAAGCTATGAATAGTGAAATGTTTACAAACAGGTTTGTTAAGTTTGATGTAGAAAAATTTAATCAAAGATGCTACAATTAATACCATGCGCCTTTTGTTAAAAAATTGACCAAAAATAAAATTGGCACCAAAATTCAAAGCAGGTTGTAAAAGGAGTTGGAAAAAATGAAAAGGATTCATATCACAGAGACAGTTTTGAGAGATGCACAGCAATCTTTAATTGCTACGCGAATGTCTTTTGAAGATTTTGAGGGTATATTAGAAAAAATAGATGCTGCGGGGTATTATTCTATTGAGTGCTGGGGCGGTGCAACCTTTGACTCATGTCTTAGGTACTTAAATGAAGACCCTTGGGAGCGCTTGCGAAAGATAAGATCAAAAGTGAAAAACACAAAGCTTCAGATGCTTCTTCGCGGGCAAAATCTTTTGGGCTACAGACACTATCCAGACGATGTTGTGAGGATGTTTGTCCGAAAATCTATCGAAAATGGAATGGACATAATAAGGATATTTGATGCATTAAACGACCTTCGAAACATTGAGGTTGCAGTTGATGAGACAATCAAAGCAGGCGGTCATGCACAGGGCACAATTGTGTATACCATAAGTCCAATCCATAACCTTGAGATGTACGTAAAAATCGGAAAAGAACTTGAAAGCATGGGCGTTCACTCCATCTGCATAAAAGACATGGCAGGTATCATGAGCCCGAAAGAGGCGTACGAGCTTGTAAAGGCTCTAAAAGAAAACGTCAAGGTACCAATTTTTCTTCACACACATTCCACAACAGGGCTTGGAATTCTCACATACCTCAAAGCAGTCGAAGCCGGTGTAGATGGGATTGACACAGCAATTTCGAGCTTTTCAGGTGGCACATCTCAGCCGCCAACAGAGACGCTCAACTATGCACTAAAGCAGATGGGGTATGATACAAATCTTAATGATAAGCTTTTAAAAGAGATAAACGACTTTTTCAAGCCTGTAAAAGACAAGTTTATAAAAAATGGAATTTTGAATCCTTTTGTTCTTTCAACAGACACAGATGCACTCATCTACCAGATTCCAGGTGGCATGCTTTCAAACCTCATTGCTCAGCTAAAACAGCAAAACGCTTTGGATAAGCTTGATGAGGTTTTGATGGAGGTACCAAGGGTAAGAGAGGATTTAGGCTATCCACCGCTTGTCACACCTATGAGTCAGATGGTTGGCACGCAAGCTGCTGCAAATGTGCTTTCTGGTGAGAGATACAAGGTGATCCTCAAAGAAGTAAAGGCATATATAAGAGGCGAGTATGGAAGACCACCCGGGAAAATCAACCCTGAGCTTGTCAAAAAAGTTCTTGGCGATGAAAAGCCGATTGAGGGAAGGTTTGCAGACACCTTAGAGCCTATTTTCGAAAAGACAAAGGGTAAAGTCAAAGATTTTGCAAAAAGCGATGAGGATGTGTTGTCTTACATTCTCTTCCCTCAGGTTGCTGAGGAGTTTTTGAGAAACAGAGGCAAAAAGAAAGAGCCAAGAGAAAGAAAGATTGAATATACAATAGAAGGAATATCTTAAAATTTTCTGAGCAAGAAGGTGAAATAAATGGAATACTCTACCTTGGGTCAGAGATTCATCCTTGGTCTTGAAGTGACGGTTATCGGGATGCTCATTGTCTTTGCTGTGCTTGCGCTTTTGTGCGGGATTATAAGCCTTTTATCAAAGGTTTTGCAGAGGTTCGAAAAGCCAACGAAGGCTACCGAAAGCGAGCTTTCCTCTCTTGAAATAGACGAGACGCAGGAGTACAAGCCCGTTGAAAAGACAGGTTTTACATCTGGCGAGGCTAATGTCTTAGACGCGGAGGATGAAGAGGTTGCAGCAATCTTGGCTGCAGTTGCAATAGATTCTGATATTCCTCTTTCTGAGCTTAAAATAAAATCAATTAAGCCAGTAAAAGAATAAAAAAACAATTTTTTTTGCGGAGGGTGAGTTTAATTATGAAATATATTGTAACAATCAACGGCAAAAAGTTTGAGGTTGAGGTTGAGAGGGTTTCAAATGGAAATGGTCATATGGATTCTTCTTCAGTTTCAAAAAAAGTTTCAAGTGATGAGATTTCAAGGGTTGTCACAGGTGGAACAAAAGTTTCTGCTCCTATGCCAGGAAAAATTTTATCTGTCAATGCTAAGGAGGGACAGAAGGTCAAAAAAGGCGATGTGCTTTTCATCTTAGAAGCAATGAAGATGGAAAATGAGATTATGGCACCGGAAGATGGTGTAGTAGAAAAGATTTTAGTATCAAAAGGTGCTCAGGTTGCAAGTGGTGATATACTGGCAATCTTAAAGTAACTACAAAAGAAGGAGAGAAACAAAGATGGAATTTTTCAATATGATAACAAAGGCAATATCAGACATTTTAACAACATCTGGTTTTGCCAAGATAACATTGGGTCAGGCAATAATGCTTGCAATATCATGCATTTTGATATATCTTGCAATTGGTAAAAAGTTTGAACCGCTTCTTTTGCTTCCCATTGCGTTTGGTATGATGCTTGCAAACCTACCACTTTCGTTTTTATCAAGCCACGACAAGGGCGGACTTGTGTACTATCTTTATCAAGGTGTAAAACTTGGCATTTACCCACCACTTATATTTTTAGGCGTTGGTGCTATG is drawn from Caldicellulosiruptor diazotrophicus and contains these coding sequences:
- a CDS encoding methyl-accepting chemotaxis protein, which translates into the protein MQVVLTILGALVLSVVFSVLILKIFVDKTISILQGKNNLNAIEQLFLTPVKDWAASFQSFLSDIFKEIDLAYNKILSVAYDIETSAEKNQQQSNLVLTNSKDIQNSISGLLVGLKLVLQHIESAYENVSSLEEFMTHFKEKNQNIQEDIQKLLAEVSTDLESMVSENTAYTQKMADQITKLKTVFKKVEDFLGTIVKISEQINILALNASIESAKLESVLGENLKTGFHVIADQIRKLSNDTKSTADEIGDFIIEISGIVDGISSLSEKSKDIISAQVEYGKTTFQKLNQVSQLVDYINKKISQASEKLSVQYSIVNDLKHYVSRLENDYIAVDASTSRILSSVEVSQKTAARLMRLMNRLVDMCREFESVRNDISAKITKRVEIEVNQQRVAEAIETIENEVIPQLVLSWQKELNHKEVIDQSLQKFSNIFEALWTNNPDGTFIYSNPPEGIENAKVREWFTKAVAGHTYVSSAYISAITRNYCITISMPVYDNIGNLLGVIGADIKL
- a CDS encoding oxaloacetate decarboxylase subunit alpha, whose translation is MKRIHITETVLRDAQQSLIATRMSFEDFEGILEKIDAAGYYSIECWGGATFDSCLRYLNEDPWERLRKIRSKVKNTKLQMLLRGQNLLGYRHYPDDVVRMFVRKSIENGMDIIRIFDALNDLRNIEVAVDETIKAGGHAQGTIVYTISPIHNLEMYVKIGKELESMGVHSICIKDMAGIMSPKEAYELVKALKENVKVPIFLHTHSTTGLGILTYLKAVEAGVDGIDTAISSFSGGTSQPPTETLNYALKQMGYDTNLNDKLLKEINDFFKPVKDKFIKNGILNPFVLSTDTDALIYQIPGGMLSNLIAQLKQQNALDKLDEVLMEVPRVREDLGYPPLVTPMSQMVGTQAAANVLSGERYKVILKEVKAYIRGEYGRPPGKINPELVKKVLGDEKPIEGRFADTLEPIFEKTKGKVKDFAKSDEDVLSYILFPQVAEEFLRNRGKKKEPRERKIEYTIEGIS
- a CDS encoding OadG family protein, encoding MEYSTLGQRFILGLEVTVIGMLIVFAVLALLCGIISLLSKVLQRFEKPTKATESELSSLEIDETQEYKPVEKTGFTSGEANVLDAEDEEVAAILAAVAIDSDIPLSELKIKSIKPVKE
- a CDS encoding biotin/lipoyl-containing protein; this translates as MKYIVTINGKKFEVEVERVSNGNGHMDSSSVSKKVSSDEISRVVTGGTKVSAPMPGKILSVNAKEGQKVKKGDVLFILEAMKMENEIMAPEDGVVEKILVSKGAQVASGDILAILK
- a CDS encoding ImmA/IrrE family metallo-endopeptidase, with the protein product MLGLLRKGLRSIFKKPFLDTRISALYRKRKGICLIVINSARTLGHQIFSAAHELYHYQYNPEITSRICMVNSPNSKQEEIMADLFASHFLMPDEGVMEIAVKRKNKKGELDVTDVLFIQQYFGVSYKAIVIKLQELGYIKDPSCYLNIPITKLAKVLGYNTQLYQPTNDIYCSKAYVELVVDAFKLEQISQRKAEEYLNAVNINLNDIIEGQPVEEGDWMYD